From one Cyprinus carpio isolate SPL01 chromosome B3, ASM1834038v1, whole genome shotgun sequence genomic stretch:
- the LOC109092610 gene encoding uncharacterized protein LOC109092610 produces MADKCHLCLLGLIFLSSLLTGLSGVDDAHVFISSGENVHLSCNNALHDCKSTTWNYYNRFSHSETVELIKLGIKNKDTESYKRLSLGSDCSLNIKNISKEDYGSYICQQWTVNGQKLRTDARVYLHVLHVSSSSSSSSQTEFSAGHSVTLFCQLYSYAGVSCDAWIRSEKIDLFWVNQTGVKLMRSDSRYQISAPDHCISSLTTTLLNEDLNREWRCEVTHRDQVKTSATYTDKRPARADSTTAETSVHITKSNTTTPVTSRPGTVKNTL; encoded by the exons gtCTCAGTGGAGTGGATGATGctcatgtgttcatcagttctggtgaaaatgtccATCTGTCCTGTAATAATGCTCTTCATGACTGCAAATCAACTACATGGAACTACTATAACAGATTCAGTCATTCAGAGACAGTTGAACTGATTAAATTAGGGATAAAGAACAAAGACACAGAGAGTTATAagagactgagtctggggtctgactgctctctgaacatcaagAACATCTCAAAAGAAGATTATGGATCTTACATCTGCCAACAATGGACAGTGAATGGACAAAAACTGAGAACTGATGCTcgtgtttatctgcatgttcttcatg tctcttcatcatcttcatcatcctcacagACTGAGTTCAGTGCAGGCCACTCTGTGACTCTCTTCTGTCAGTTGTATTCATATGCTGGAGTCTCTTGTGATGCTTGGATCCGTTCTGAGAAAATTGATCTGTTCTGGGTGAATCAGACTGGTGTTAAACTGATGAGatcagactccagatatcagatatcagCTCCAGATCACTGTATCAGCTCTCTGACtacaacactcctgaatgaagatctcaacagagagtggagatgtgAAGTTACTCACAGAGATCAAGTCAAGACCTCAGCCACATACACTGACAAGAGACCAG CTCGAGCTGATTCAACAACAGCAGAGACCTCAGTCCACATCACAAAATCAAATACAACAACACCAGTAACTTCTAGACCaggtacagtaaaaaatacactTTGA